One Aneurinibacillus migulanus genomic region harbors:
- a CDS encoding rod shape-determining protein, which translates to MFGSFNRDMGIDLGTANTLVYAKSKGIVVREPSVVALRTDTGSIEAVGNSAKSMIGRTPGNIVAVRPMKDGVIADFETTATMLRYFIDQAQKTRGLFSRKPNVMVCVPSGITAVEKRAVEDATKLAGAREAFTIEEPFAAAIGADLPVWEPTGSMVVDIGGGTTEVAIISLGGIVTSRSIRVAGDEMDEAIIQYIKKKYNLMIGERTSEALKMEIGSAIPPEQAETLDIRGRDLISGLPKTIEITAQEIADALSETVASIVEAVKITLEKSPPELAADIMDRGIVLTGGGALLRNMDKLLADETGMPVLVAENALDCVAVGTGRALENLHLFKSKSGITMRSGRR; encoded by the coding sequence ATGTTTGGTAGCTTTAATAGAGATATGGGTATTGACCTTGGCACGGCCAATACGCTTGTATATGCAAAGTCAAAGGGAATTGTCGTTCGGGAACCGTCTGTCGTAGCGTTGCGTACAGATACGGGAAGCATTGAGGCAGTAGGAAATTCGGCAAAAAGTATGATCGGAAGGACGCCGGGCAATATTGTAGCTGTTCGCCCGATGAAGGATGGTGTGATCGCCGATTTTGAAACAACGGCGACGATGCTGCGCTATTTCATCGATCAAGCGCAGAAAACGCGTGGTCTTTTTTCACGCAAGCCGAATGTCATGGTATGTGTTCCTTCTGGTATTACCGCAGTGGAGAAGCGCGCTGTTGAAGACGCGACCAAGCTTGCGGGTGCGCGTGAAGCGTTCACGATTGAAGAACCATTCGCGGCAGCTATCGGTGCTGATCTTCCGGTATGGGAGCCGACTGGTAGCATGGTCGTAGACATCGGTGGCGGAACGACTGAGGTCGCGATTATCTCGCTCGGCGGGATCGTAACAAGCAGATCGATCCGCGTAGCTGGAGATGAAATGGACGAGGCAATTATTCAATATATTAAGAAAAAATACAATCTAATGATTGGGGAGCGGACATCGGAAGCACTCAAGATGGAAATCGGTTCTGCTATTCCGCCAGAACAAGCAGAGACGCTGGATATTCGCGGTCGAGATTTGATTTCCGGTCTGCCGAAGACGATTGAGATTACCGCGCAGGAGATTGCCGATGCGCTGAGTGAGACAGTAGCAAGCATTGTTGAAGCAGTGAAGATTACGCTGGAGAAGAGTCCGCCGGAACTAGCGGCAGATATTATGGATCGTGGTATCGTGCTTACCGGCGGCGGTGCACTGTTGCGTAACATGGATAAGCTGTTGGCGGATGAGACCGGCATGCCGGTATTGGTAGCGGAGAATGCGCTTGACTGTGTGGCGGTTGGTACGGGCCGTGCATTGGAGAACCTTCATTTGTTCAAGTCTAAATCCGGCATTACGATGCGTTCCGGACGCAGGTAA
- the pilM gene encoding type IV pilus biogenesis protein PilM, translating into MKVTLQDMKLPSFSFKLPRLKSMPFLKRKKSGYIGITLEDIGLRYAEVRHSLYSIEVKQAGLIEIESGLVERGKIIDEGPLEIRLADGSKREELKGKRAVISIPSSSLFIRKLLIPPVPEKEVRMLLEVELETTVHVPFARPYFDYYKLGSIVENEDEEPQDQYLVVAAPGDLIDQYMDLFDFLQIELVAAEIEPLALYRMLENYAEVTEEDFMIVQLGMHSVNVSFFKGEIPEFVRNIPIDLTSYNISLNERNLQSASLFQYMKDRGVFEGFARDLMRELERVLTFYEFTIKNDGTRVQKIYLTGDFPNTERMMEILQQNVEHAEVTRFPTEYINHSWSNPDEVHAYTVPVGLSMRD; encoded by the coding sequence ATGAAAGTAACATTACAAGATATGAAACTTCCCTCTTTTTCATTTAAGTTGCCACGTTTGAAGAGTATGCCGTTTCTTAAACGAAAGAAATCCGGATATATTGGTATCACACTGGAGGATATAGGACTCCGCTATGCAGAAGTTCGTCATAGCCTCTATAGTATCGAAGTGAAGCAGGCAGGTTTGATTGAAATTGAAAGCGGTCTGGTAGAACGAGGAAAGATTATTGATGAAGGTCCATTGGAAATTCGGTTAGCCGACGGGAGTAAAAGAGAGGAACTGAAAGGAAAGCGAGCTGTTATTTCTATTCCCAGCTCCTCATTGTTTATTCGTAAGTTGCTGATTCCACCCGTACCGGAAAAAGAAGTGCGGATGTTGCTTGAAGTGGAGTTGGAGACAACTGTTCATGTGCCGTTTGCACGACCATATTTCGATTATTATAAGCTTGGAAGCATAGTGGAAAACGAAGATGAGGAACCACAAGACCAATATTTAGTTGTGGCAGCACCAGGAGATTTGATCGATCAGTATATGGACTTGTTTGATTTCCTGCAAATTGAGCTGGTGGCAGCGGAAATAGAGCCGCTCGCCTTGTATCGTATGCTTGAAAATTACGCGGAAGTAACGGAAGAGGATTTTATGATTGTTCAGCTTGGAATGCATAGTGTGAATGTCTCCTTTTTTAAAGGTGAGATTCCAGAGTTTGTCCGTAACATTCCTATTGACTTAACAAGTTATAATATTTCGCTGAATGAGAGGAACTTACAGTCTGCTTCTTTGTTTCAATATATGAAAGATAGAGGAGTTTTTGAAGGCTTTGCACGCGATTTGATGCGTGAATTAGAACGGGTGCTTACTTTCTATGAGTTTACTATAAAGAATGATGGGACGCGTGTACAGAAGATTTATCTGACCGGAGACTTTCCAAATACAGAAAGAATGATGGAAATCCTTCAGCAGAATGTTGAGCATGCTGAAGTGACAAGATTTCCGACTGAATATATTAACCATTCGTGGTCCAATCCGGATGAAGTTCATGCTTACACGGTGCCAGTCGGTCTATCAATGAGGGATTAA
- a CDS encoding SPOR domain-containing protein, which yields MKNSPAYKIRIRPETEQSRSEARASTASHKLKIKLNQSPVSIISPEAEPVVDIRMEESESKLTENSTSFPMMERPDINIEEIETIDFRPSRPSPFVKKKWTGHTFKPPKNIFRFGAVAGGAVAVGLLLGYVVLQTFTMEPTNPEEKVPAAIGQAKQTPQDKAAGQAAGAAASEQVKTNETANKPKTKPLTVTLPVVPLYLVQGGVFSTKAGAEQERTVFQQKGWPTHMEEDAGKHTLFLGVSASRDDALSLAEAYRASKQEVYIKEKSLPAGTVTLNIPEGMSADAAEEIKHLGQAQADLFQIVSQSIGDGFKGGKISQATLDKILTRHKEALKQGRSATEVLGEQQKALLQSALNEMTTAVTTLQQFAGQPNRTYLWQAEENMLRFISSYKRWQQAMTG from the coding sequence ATGAAGAACAGTCCAGCGTACAAAATCCGCATCCGTCCCGAAACAGAGCAGTCTCGATCCGAGGCGCGAGCATCCACTGCGTCTCACAAACTAAAAATAAAATTGAATCAATCTCCGGTATCGATAATTTCGCCGGAAGCTGAGCCTGTTGTAGACATCCGGATGGAGGAGTCGGAGAGTAAGTTAACGGAAAATAGTACCTCGTTTCCTATGATGGAGCGACCGGATATAAACATAGAGGAAATCGAAACGATTGATTTTAGGCCAAGCCGACCTTCTCCATTTGTGAAAAAAAAGTGGACAGGGCATACGTTTAAGCCTCCGAAAAATATATTTCGCTTCGGCGCTGTGGCAGGTGGAGCGGTTGCGGTTGGATTGCTGCTTGGCTATGTGGTTCTTCAGACGTTCACGATGGAGCCGACGAATCCAGAAGAAAAAGTGCCTGCTGCTATTGGGCAGGCAAAGCAAACTCCACAGGATAAAGCGGCAGGACAGGCAGCTGGTGCTGCCGCTTCCGAACAAGTCAAGACAAATGAAACGGCCAATAAACCGAAAACAAAGCCGTTAACGGTTACACTTCCGGTTGTCCCGTTATACCTTGTTCAAGGGGGTGTCTTCAGCACTAAGGCCGGAGCCGAACAGGAGCGTACGGTATTTCAACAAAAGGGATGGCCAACCCATATGGAAGAGGACGCGGGAAAGCATACGCTGTTTCTCGGTGTCAGCGCTTCACGTGATGATGCCTTATCACTTGCTGAGGCATATCGGGCATCCAAGCAGGAAGTATACATTAAAGAGAAGAGTTTGCCTGCCGGCACGGTAACGCTGAATATACCTGAGGGAATGTCTGCGGACGCGGCCGAGGAGATAAAACACCTTGGACAGGCGCAGGCTGATCTGTTTCAAATCGTATCACAGAGCATTGGTGATGGTTTTAAGGGAGGAAAAATTTCTCAAGCTACGCTGGACAAGATACTGACGCGTCATAAGGAGGCGCTTAAGCAGGGGCGAAGCGCGACGGAAGTATTGGGGGAACAGCAAAAAGCGTTACTGCAGAGTGCGCTGAATGAGATGACGACGGCTGTCACCACGTTACAGCAGTTCGCAGGTCAGCCGAATCGTACGTATCTTTGGCAGGCGGAAGAGAATATGCTTCGATTTATTTCTTCATATAAAAGGTGGCAGCAGGCGATGACAGGGTAG
- a CDS encoding PilN domain-containing protein, with product MIDINLLPQKKRRVTGTIIVYAAIAVLWLVGTCYMGLLYVSGKQETASMQAQITEMDKKLNTQKGQQQTETVSVDSYLELSDRLQHLFYPTSLLLDELAKQLPEQGKLLSVSYNMDGKVEIEGRFEQYEDIAAYLYNVQRLPRVVKANIKSINAIKIEWEGQKDENDNPLSPSLQIVGGEILPHYLAKFEMVTRTLDEKKIRGKLSVTSGNTAEERKKE from the coding sequence ATGATAGATATTAATCTTTTACCCCAAAAGAAAAGACGAGTTACCGGTACAATTATTGTATATGCGGCTATTGCTGTATTATGGCTGGTCGGTACCTGCTATATGGGGCTGCTGTATGTTTCAGGTAAGCAGGAGACTGCAAGTATGCAAGCGCAAATTACGGAAATGGATAAAAAGCTGAATACCCAGAAAGGTCAACAGCAGACTGAAACTGTATCTGTGGACAGCTATCTGGAACTCTCTGATAGGCTGCAGCATTTGTTTTATCCAACGTCCCTTCTACTAGATGAGTTGGCTAAGCAACTGCCGGAACAGGGAAAGCTACTGTCGGTCTCTTATAATATGGACGGAAAAGTAGAAATCGAGGGCCGCTTTGAGCAGTATGAAGACATTGCTGCGTATTTGTATAATGTACAGCGGCTACCACGTGTAGTAAAAGCCAATATAAAGAGCATTAATGCAATTAAAATTGAATGGGAAGGACAAAAGGATGAGAATGATAATCCACTGTCTCCTTCATTGCAAATTGTTGGCGGTGAAATCCTGCCCCATTATCTGGCAAAGTTTGAAATGGTGACAAGGACTCTGGATGAGAAAAAAATTCGTGGCAAGCTTTCGGTGACTTCCGGCAATACGGCTGAAGAAAGAAAGAAGGAGTAG
- a CDS encoding prepilin peptidase, producing the protein MDSINLAVFFLFGLIFGSFFNVVGLRIPEKRSVITPPSHCPKCGKQLTPIDLIPVLSYLFIGGKCRQCKAGISPVYPIMEFITGSLFAATYYIYGFTAEMWMTLLFVSLLVIITVSDLAYRIIPDKVLLPFFITFLIARFFIHPHETYVSHLIGMVLGFSIFFGIALISRGGMGGGDIKLFTVVGLFLGYPLLFVTILFSTFLGTLYGILVMIIHGSGRKTEVPFGPFIAVAAMLAVYKGYDIISWYFNRFF; encoded by the coding sequence ATGGATTCTATTAATCTAGCTGTTTTCTTTCTTTTTGGTCTCATCTTTGGCTCTTTCTTCAACGTCGTCGGACTGCGTATACCGGAGAAGCGATCTGTCATCACCCCGCCTTCACATTGTCCGAAATGTGGAAAACAGCTTACACCAATTGACTTAATACCGGTGCTTTCCTACTTGTTCATAGGTGGAAAATGCCGTCAATGTAAAGCGGGCATTTCGCCGGTATATCCGATTATGGAATTTATAACCGGTTCTCTTTTTGCAGCTACGTATTACATATACGGCTTTACAGCGGAGATGTGGATGACACTGCTCTTCGTCTCCTTATTGGTTATTATTACGGTCTCTGATCTAGCGTATCGTATCATTCCAGACAAAGTATTATTGCCGTTCTTCATTACGTTTCTTATTGCACGCTTCTTTATTCATCCACATGAGACCTATGTATCGCATCTTATCGGTATGGTGCTTGGTTTTAGTATCTTTTTTGGGATTGCTCTTATTTCCCGGGGGGGAATGGGGGGAGGGGACATTAAGCTGTTTACTGTCGTTGGTTTGTTTTTAGGTTATCCCCTTCTTTTTGTGACGATTCTTTTTTCTACGTTTCTAGGAACATTGTATGGTATTCTAGTAATGATAATTCATGGTTCAGGACGAAAGACCGAGGTGCCGTTTGGCCCGTTCATTGCGGTAGCCGCCATGTTAGCTGTATATAAGGGATATGATATTATCTCCTGGTATTTTAATCGTTTCTTCTAA
- a CDS encoding type IV pilus twitching motility protein PilT, whose product MAELDINKLLRYAFEKRASDLHITSGSAPIFRLDGELRRLDVSPLMPPDTEAIAREVMGEELFQSFKDEGEADFSYGIAGVSRFRVNAYHQRKSISLVFRVIPTEIPTLEKLNMPKILEKLCHKPQGLVLVTGPTGSGKSTTLAAMLDYINRNMRKHIITLEDPIEYLHRHKSCIVNQREIGFDTVDFATGLRASLRQDPDVILVGEMRDLETISTAITAAETGHLVFATLHTPDAPQTIDRIIDVFPGPQQPQMRIQLASVLLSVVSQRLFPKVGGGRIAATEILVNTPAVSNLIRMEKVHQIRSIMQTGREMGMHTLEMSINELIAQGALMKETVKNYLNEKVLE is encoded by the coding sequence ATGGCTGAACTTGATATTAATAAGCTGCTTCGTTATGCGTTTGAAAAAAGAGCTTCCGATCTTCATATTACCTCAGGGTCGGCGCCAATTTTTCGGCTTGATGGAGAATTGCGTCGTCTTGACGTGAGCCCGTTAATGCCACCAGATACGGAAGCGATTGCCAGGGAAGTAATGGGAGAAGAGCTTTTTCAGAGCTTTAAAGATGAGGGAGAGGCCGATTTTTCATATGGAATAGCAGGAGTTTCCCGTTTTCGGGTTAATGCCTATCATCAGCGTAAGAGTATTAGCCTGGTATTTCGGGTCATTCCAACAGAAATACCAACACTCGAAAAATTAAATATGCCGAAAATCCTTGAGAAGCTATGTCATAAGCCGCAAGGACTTGTGCTTGTTACAGGACCTACTGGTAGCGGGAAATCGACAACGCTTGCTGCAATGCTCGATTATATTAATCGTAATATGCGTAAGCATATTATTACATTAGAAGATCCAATTGAGTACTTGCATCGTCATAAGAGCTGTATTGTTAATCAGCGTGAAATAGGTTTTGACACAGTAGACTTTGCGACTGGACTACGGGCTTCCCTTCGGCAGGATCCAGACGTCATTCTGGTGGGTGAGATGCGTGATTTGGAGACGATTAGCACTGCCATTACAGCAGCGGAAACCGGGCACTTAGTTTTTGCTACCCTTCATACTCCGGATGCACCGCAAACGATTGACCGGATTATCGATGTGTTTCCTGGTCCTCAACAGCCGCAGATGCGCATCCAATTGGCCTCAGTGTTGCTTAGTGTCGTATCGCAGCGGTTGTTTCCGAAGGTTGGTGGCGGTCGGATTGCCGCAACGGAAATTCTTGTAAACACGCCAGCCGTCAGCAACTTAATTCGCATGGAGAAAGTACACCAAATCCGCAGCATTATGCAAACAGGACGCGAAATGGGCATGCATACGCTGGAGATGTCGATTAACGAATTGATTGCACAAGGTGCTCTCATGAAGGAAACGGTGAAGAACTACCTCAATGAAAAGGTGCTGGAATAG
- a CDS encoding type II secretion system protein: MILRMKKVLKEQRGLTLIELLAVVVILGIIAAIAVPAIGNIIEGQKEKAHKANAIMLLDAAKLYFLDNPNEATGDKAVDLATLAGKMQGGGEAKKYLDAIPINPDTNAAYAGGNVQYNKGDNKVTLEGAKLGGKEISGWTRQEVLNEKQGTP; the protein is encoded by the coding sequence ATGATTCTTCGTATGAAAAAAGTATTGAAGGAGCAGCGTGGTTTAACATTAATTGAACTGTTGGCCGTTGTTGTTATTTTAGGTATTATTGCAGCGATTGCCGTACCGGCGATCGGGAATATTATTGAGGGACAGAAGGAAAAAGCGCATAAAGCAAATGCAATTATGCTTTTAGATGCAGCGAAGCTATATTTTTTAGATAATCCAAACGAAGCTACAGGGGATAAAGCAGTCGACTTAGCCACACTTGCTGGCAAAATGCAGGGTGGTGGCGAAGCCAAAAAATATTTGGATGCCATACCGATTAATCCTGATACAAACGCAGCATATGCAGGAGGAAATGTTCAATATAATAAGGGAGATAATAAAGTAACTTTAGAAGGTGCTAAATTAGGTGGTAAAGAAATTAGTGGCTGGACAAGGCAAGAAGTTTTGAATGAGAAACAAGGTACACCTTAA
- a CDS encoding type II secretion system F family protein has product MATFAYEARERNGKKQKGMIEAATQSAAITELKKRGLIVLRVKEEKKTVLQMEIQIGKPIKPQEFVVFLRQFATLIRAGVGLVEAVHTLAAQTEKKQFRKVLEEIEADIRNGIQLSEAASRHPKVFEPLFISMVRAGEASGSMEIIFDRLAFFYEKSYYTKEKVKSAMAYPLIMLVLAVGVTVYLLTNVVPTFVSMFQSLNAELPVITKLVLNVSNSITYSWYIYIMLMMISWVIFRFFVTTEYGRKFLDYAKLKMPVFGRLFQKSSLARMSRTLSTLFASSVPILQALSIVEKVVDNKVIGNTLSNARDSLRQGQPLSEPLKGSWVFPPLVTRMISIGEETGALETMLDKIADFYEAEVDNQVDKIKALIEPIMIVILAVLIGIIVLAIMIPMFDMYSHIK; this is encoded by the coding sequence ATGGCTACGTTCGCATATGAGGCGAGGGAGAGGAATGGTAAAAAGCAAAAAGGGATGATTGAGGCAGCTACCCAGAGCGCTGCAATTACTGAGCTAAAAAAACGTGGACTAATCGTACTTCGGGTAAAGGAAGAAAAGAAAACGGTTCTGCAGATGGAAATCCAGATCGGCAAGCCGATAAAACCTCAGGAATTTGTCGTTTTTCTCCGGCAATTTGCCACGCTTATTCGTGCAGGCGTAGGGTTGGTAGAAGCGGTGCATACGCTTGCTGCGCAGACCGAGAAAAAGCAGTTTAGAAAAGTGCTGGAAGAGATTGAAGCAGATATCCGTAATGGGATTCAGTTATCGGAAGCCGCCTCAAGGCATCCAAAAGTGTTTGAACCATTATTTATTAGTATGGTACGGGCTGGTGAAGCCTCCGGTAGTATGGAGATTATATTTGACAGGCTGGCCTTTTTCTATGAGAAATCGTACTACACGAAAGAGAAGGTAAAATCAGCGATGGCGTATCCGCTCATTATGCTTGTGCTGGCGGTTGGTGTTACGGTTTATTTGCTGACAAATGTAGTTCCTACATTTGTCAGTATGTTTCAAAGCTTAAATGCAGAGCTTCCTGTGATTACAAAACTGGTTTTGAATGTAAGTAATAGTATTACGTATTCTTGGTACATTTATATTATGTTGATGATGATTTCATGGGTAATTTTTCGTTTTTTTGTCACAACTGAATATGGACGAAAATTCCTAGATTATGCTAAACTAAAAATGCCTGTTTTCGGTAGATTATTCCAGAAGAGTTCGCTGGCGAGGATGAGTCGTACACTAAGCACATTGTTTGCGAGTTCCGTTCCCATTCTACAGGCATTAAGTATTGTAGAAAAAGTTGTAGACAATAAGGTGATAGGAAACACATTATCGAATGCGAGAGACAGTCTGCGACAGGGACAGCCGCTGTCTGAGCCGTTAAAGGGCTCCTGGGTATTCCCTCCTTTGGTTACACGCATGATTTCTATTGGGGAAGAGACGGGGGCATTGGAGACAATGCTGGATAAGATCGCCGATTTTTATGAAGCGGAAGTGGATAATCAGGTGGATAAGATCAAGGCGTTAATTGAGCCGATTATGATTGTCATACTTGCCGTTCTAATCGGGATAATTGTACTGGCAATTATGATTCCTATGTTTGATATGTATTCACATATTAAATAA
- a CDS encoding Maf family protein translates to MSKANQPSIVLASASARRKDLLAGLGLTFTVQPSVASEVVEEDVPPEEFVTILARRKARDVAFSLADNEDESYLVIGSDTVVVLDGEILGKPEHEEDAFRMLSRLQGKTHTVYTGLCVINTASGKEKVGFRATNVTMRELGAERIRRYIATGEPMDKAGAYGIQGYGAILVSNLDGDYFSVVGLPVALVSDFLEEFGVKLL, encoded by the coding sequence TTGTCTAAAGCAAACCAGCCTTCTATTGTTCTTGCCTCGGCATCTGCCAGACGCAAGGATTTATTAGCCGGGCTTGGCCTGACATTTACCGTGCAGCCGAGTGTTGCAAGCGAAGTGGTTGAAGAAGACGTACCGCCTGAGGAATTCGTCACCATTCTGGCGCGGCGCAAAGCCCGGGATGTTGCATTCTCGCTCGCGGATAATGAAGACGAGTCATATCTGGTTATCGGCTCGGATACCGTTGTTGTTCTCGACGGTGAAATTCTCGGAAAGCCGGAACACGAGGAAGACGCGTTCCGTATGCTGTCGAGACTACAGGGAAAAACCCATACGGTATATACAGGACTGTGCGTAATTAATACGGCAAGTGGTAAGGAAAAAGTAGGCTTTCGAGCGACGAATGTGACAATGCGCGAACTTGGGGCCGAACGTATCCGCCGCTACATTGCTACGGGAGAACCGATGGATAAAGCCGGAGCGTACGGCATTCAAGGATATGGTGCCATACTGGTGTCAAATCTTGACGGAGATTATTTCTCTGTCGTCGGACTTCCGGTTGCATTAGTCAGTGACTTTCTGGAAGAATTTGGTGTAAAATTGCTATAG
- the pilO gene encoding type 4a pilus biogenesis protein PilO: MDEKQRQYVLLGLAILFLLLAVFYYLYLTPVLEKKQETQIQLEQKKAELAIVNQKQTVKDSRPPQEKLRQIAELFPVKSYDDQLVKDFGELQSISNISIESATFEEKKEMKTTELAKEIVSDKASENPPTSVETQGKVAGITRADLEKYLPTSSVRSVQIKLGVKGDYKDIYAFVTEIQQMSRYLRVDKLSFNQKEKSDFKIPKDPRLEASLELTGYYAPQYASLLDKLPPVSVEPPSGKWDPTQYPVIKKEDVQTKNNTQPPSTP, from the coding sequence ATGGACGAAAAACAACGGCAATATGTATTGCTTGGCCTGGCTATTCTTTTTCTTCTATTGGCTGTATTCTACTATTTATATTTGACACCAGTGTTAGAAAAAAAGCAGGAAACACAAATACAGCTTGAGCAGAAAAAGGCAGAGCTTGCTATCGTAAATCAGAAACAAACCGTGAAGGATTCACGACCACCGCAGGAGAAGCTGCGTCAAATTGCTGAGTTGTTCCCTGTTAAATCGTACGACGACCAATTAGTTAAAGATTTTGGAGAATTACAGTCGATAAGCAATATTTCGATTGAAAGTGCTACCTTTGAAGAAAAAAAAGAAATGAAGACCACAGAGTTAGCCAAAGAGATTGTTTCGGATAAAGCTTCGGAAAACCCGCCAACATCTGTAGAGACACAGGGGAAGGTGGCGGGAATTACGCGTGCGGACCTTGAGAAGTATTTACCTACAAGTTCGGTACGCAGCGTGCAGATTAAGCTGGGTGTTAAAGGTGATTATAAAGACATTTATGCATTCGTTACTGAGATTCAACAAATGTCCCGCTATTTGCGTGTGGACAAGCTTTCTTTTAATCAAAAGGAAAAAAGTGATTTTAAAATTCCAAAGGATCCAAGGTTAGAGGCCAGTCTGGAATTAACTGGTTATTACGCACCGCAGTATGCTTCCTTGCTGGACAAGCTACCGCCAGTGAGCGTTGAACCGCCGTCCGGCAAGTGGGATCCAACCCAATATCCGGTTATAAAAAAAGAAGATGTGCAAACAAAGAATAACACACAACCACCTTCCACCCCTTAG
- the radC gene encoding RadC family protein encodes MKQKDLLSEDNYPTLRDMPETDRPRERMMQAGPGALSNAELLAILLRTGSAEESVLKLSYRVLNEVGGLRGLKSTSFEELTALKGIGPAKALLLMAGLELGKRMSGAPPSERITIRSPKDAADVMMEEMRYHTQEHFVCLYLNTKNHIIGRETIFIGSLNSSIVHPREVYKEAIRRSSASVICLHNHPSGDATPSREDIDVTRRLQEAGRILGIELLDHVIIGDGQFYSLKEKGHFA; translated from the coding sequence ATGAAACAGAAGGACCTGCTGTCTGAAGACAATTATCCGACGCTCCGCGACATGCCGGAGACGGATCGGCCGCGTGAAAGAATGATGCAAGCGGGACCGGGCGCGCTATCTAACGCAGAATTGCTGGCGATATTGCTACGCACCGGGTCCGCGGAAGAATCGGTGCTGAAGCTTTCCTACCGTGTATTGAATGAGGTAGGAGGGCTGCGCGGCTTAAAGTCTACTTCTTTTGAGGAGCTGACCGCACTAAAAGGCATAGGACCGGCCAAAGCGTTGTTGCTCATGGCCGGACTTGAACTAGGCAAGCGCATGAGTGGTGCGCCTCCTTCCGAAAGAATTACAATTCGTTCGCCGAAGGATGCAGCAGATGTCATGATGGAAGAAATGCGCTACCATACACAGGAACATTTTGTTTGCTTATACCTCAATACAAAGAATCATATCATTGGCAGAGAGACGATTTTCATTGGTAGTTTGAACTCATCCATTGTTCATCCCCGCGAAGTCTACAAGGAAGCGATTCGCCGCAGCAGTGCCTCTGTGATCTGCCTTCACAACCATCCGAGTGGCGATGCCACCCCAAGTAGGGAAGACATTGACGTTACACGTCGTTTACAGGAAGCAGGACGCATTCTGGGGATCGAATTGCTCGATCACGTGATTATTGGAGATGGACAATTTTACAGTTTGAAAGAGAAGGGGCATTTTGCGTAA
- the mreC gene encoding rod shape-determining protein MreC, translated as MTNFFGNKRLIAILIGLIVLIAVMGATLKERPVPTWPERFAKDSVSFVQGLLYKPTAMVSGFFDNITHIYNVYEENKALKAQIDQHAQLEAEVKALRIENKKFREMVNIKDTKLKDSEKYAADVIARTPDRWNNMLTISKGKNDGIEPNMAVVSSQGALIGRVQSVSAFSSQVELLMDIEQANHISALIQGDQNIYGVIESYDLEKHELIMRKIPKVKDLVIKPGQYVTTSGMGGAMPSGLVIGRVSSVGDGDYGLTQTARITPLANFYQIEQVFVVKRNFVVQSTPTPQEQKQKQKANKTGK; from the coding sequence GTGACCAATTTCTTTGGCAATAAGCGATTAATCGCGATACTAATCGGCTTGATTGTGCTGATTGCGGTCATGGGCGCTACGTTGAAAGAGCGCCCTGTTCCTACTTGGCCGGAGCGATTCGCAAAAGACTCAGTCTCGTTCGTGCAGGGACTGCTGTACAAGCCTACGGCTATGGTTTCGGGATTTTTCGATAACATTACACATATCTATAATGTATACGAGGAGAATAAAGCGCTGAAGGCGCAAATAGACCAGCATGCTCAGCTAGAAGCGGAAGTGAAGGCGCTGCGCATTGAGAATAAAAAGTTTCGTGAGATGGTTAACATCAAGGATACGAAGCTAAAAGATTCCGAAAAATATGCAGCGGATGTCATCGCACGTACGCCGGATCGCTGGAATAATATGCTGACGATTAGCAAAGGGAAGAATGACGGTATCGAACCGAATATGGCTGTTGTTTCGTCGCAAGGCGCATTAATTGGACGTGTTCAGAGTGTATCTGCTTTTTCTTCGCAGGTAGAGTTGCTGATGGACATCGAGCAGGCGAACCATATCTCCGCTCTTATTCAGGGAGATCAGAATATCTATGGTGTTATCGAGAGCTACGATCTGGAGAAACACGAATTGATTATGCGCAAAATTCCTAAAGTGAAAGATCTGGTAATCAAGCCGGGGCAATATGTCACTACATCCGGTATGGGAGGCGCTATGCCGTCCGGTCTGGTAATCGGTCGTGTGAGTTCGGTCGGGGATGGAGATTACGGATTGACGCAGACTGCTCGTATTACCCCGCTTGCGAATTTCTATCAAATCGAGCAAGTATTTGTAGTGAAGCGCAATTTCGTAGTGCAATCGACACCGACGCCACAGGAACAGAAGCAGAAGCAGAAGGCTAATAAAACCGGGAAGTAA